The following coding sequences are from one Dreissena polymorpha isolate Duluth1 chromosome 8, UMN_Dpol_1.0, whole genome shotgun sequence window:
- the LOC127840977 gene encoding uncharacterized protein LOC127840977 has translation MAVQHGWQIFVGPMPYCYCQTVYFKYLMIPGPMPYCYCQAVYFKYLMIPGPMPYCYCQAVYFKYLMIPGPMPYCYCQAVYFKYLMIPGPMPYCYCQAVYFKYLMIPGPMPYCYCQAVYFKYLMIPGPMPYCYCQAVYFKYLMIPGPMPYCYCQAVYFKYLMIPGPMPYCYCQAVYFKYLMIPGPMPYCYCQAVYFKYLMISGPMPYCYCQAVYFKYLMIPGPMPYCYCQAVYFKYLMIPGPMPYCYCQAVYFKYLMIPGPMPYCYCQAVYFKNLMIP, from the coding sequence GACCAATGCCCTACTGTTATTGCCAAACAGTGTACTTCAAATACCTCATGATTCCAGGACCAATGCCCTACTGTTATTGCCAAGCAGTGTACTTCAAATACCTCATGATTCCAGGACCAATGCCCTACTGTTATTGCCAAGCAGTGTACTTCAAATACCTCATGATTCCAGGACCAATGCCCTACTGTTATTGCCAAGCAGTGTACTTCAAATACCTCATGATTCCAGGACCAATGCCCTACTGTTATTGCCAAGCAGTGTACTTCAAATACCTCATGATTCCAGGACCAATGCCCTACTGTTATTGCCAAGCAGTGTACTTCAAATACCTCATGATTCCAGGACCAATGCCCTACTGTTATTGCCAAGCAGTGTACTTCAAATACCTCATGATTCCAGGACCAATGCCCTACTGTTATTGCCAAGCAGTGTACTTCAAATACCTCATGATTCCAGGACCAATGCCCTACTGTTATTGCCAAGCAGTGTACTTCAAATACCTCATGATTCCAGGACCAATGCCCTACTGTTATTGCCAAGCAGTGTACTTCAAATACCTCATGATTTCAGGACCAATGCCCTACTGTTATTGCCAAGCAGTGTACTTCAAATACCTCATGATTCCAGGACCAATGCCCTACTGTTATTGCCAAGCAGTGTACTTCAAATACCTCATGATTCCAGGACCAATGCCCTACTGTTATTGCCAAGCAGTGTACTTCAAATACCTCATGATTCCAGGACCAATGCCCTACTGTTATTGCCAAGCAGTGTACTTCAAAAACCTCATGATTCCATGA